From a region of the Syngnathus scovelli strain Florida chromosome 19, RoL_Ssco_1.2, whole genome shotgun sequence genome:
- the chd4a gene encoding chromodomain-helicase-DNA-binding protein 4a isoform X1, which produces MSLSQSDERGWSAVEPRRHVPAGPLLESATDDEDEEISENETQKVKKKKKAKKSRESKGSKRRSRREELAISSPEHMDAGGGEDEADDDDGTAGAGHAQRSDSEGSDYTPGRKKKKRASGGKEKKRSGASSERGSSKKKEPEPEEEDEDDDDDFSEPKSSSQLLENWGMEDIDHIFTQEDYRSLTNYKAFSQFVRPLIAAKNPKIAVSKMMMVLGAKWREFSTNNPLRGAAAANAALATANVPAAVDNMVAEAVPMPPAAPAPVEAQQPAAPPLRKAKTKEGKGPNARKKSKSAQKPQEKKNNAKTKKVAPLKIKLGGFSSKRKRSSSEEDEPDADSDFEDGSMNSVSVSEGSNSRSGRSKKKPSSKGKPKRKKAEDADGYETDHQDYCEVCQQGGEIILCDTCPRAYHMVCLDPDMEKAPEGTWSCPHCEKEGIQWEAREEPSEGEEDNGDGGEMEEDDHHMEFCRVCKDGGELLCCDSCPSSYHIHCLNPPLPEIPNGEWICPRCLCPPMKGKVQKILTWQWGEPPPPTPVPRPPDLPPDAPDPAPLTGRPEREFFAKWYNMSYWHCSWVTELQLELHCQVMFRNYQRKNDMDEPPPIDFGDGEEDKSDKRKNKDPMYAQLDERFLRFGIKMEWLMIHRILNHSVDRKNNVHYLIKWRELAYDQATWEADDMDIPEFDTFKLQYWNHRELMMGDDGKPGKKIKVKGRMKRLDRPPENPVVDPTIKFDRQPEYLDSTGGTLHPYQLEGLNWLRFSWAQGTDTILADEMGLGKTVQTAVFLYSLYKEGHSKGPFLVSAPLSTIINWEREFEMWAPDMYVVTYVGDKDSRAVIRENEFSFEDNAIRGGKKASRMKKDSSIKFHVLLTSYELITIDMAILGSIDWACLVVDEAHRLKNNQSKFFRVLNNYPLQHKLLLTGTPLQNNLEELFHLLNFLTPERFSNLEGFLEEFADIAKEDQIKKLHDMLGPHMLRRLKADVFKHMPSKTELILRVELSPQQKKYYKFILTRNFEALNTKGGGNQVSLLNVVMDLKKCCNHPFLFPGAAMEAPKLPNGMYDGSSLIKAAGKLMLLQKMMRKLKDGGHRVLIFSQMTKMLDLLEDFLENEGYKYERIDGSITGGMRQEAIDRFNAPGAQQFAFLLSTRAGGLGINLATADTVIIYDSDWNPHNDIQAFSRAHRIGQNKKVMIYRFVTKASVEERITQVAKKKMMLTHLVVRPGLGSKTGSMSKQELDDILKFGTEELFKDEGEGEIPQKRGGKKKKRVQSCVCCVSGENKEEDSSVIHYDDKAIDRLLDRNQDATDDTELQSMNEYLSSFKVAQYVVKDEDEEEEEVQREIIKQEESVDPDYWEKLLRHHYEQQQEDLARNLGKGKRIRKQVNYNDGSQEDRADWQDDQSDGQSDYSVASEEGDEDFDERSEANSRRPSRKGLRNDKDKPLPPLLARVGGNIEVLGFNSRQRKAFLNAVMRYGMPPQDAFTTQWLVRDLRGKSEKEFKAYVSLFMRHLCEPGADGAETFADGVPREGLSRQHVLTRIGVMSLIRKKVQEFEHVNGQWSLPWMAELEENKRAAQPDSPGKTPSTGTPADTQPNTPAPVDESKSDEVIRDGDKDVKKDSEADKNGKDTPKSTSEVISIPDDDDDKSPAEEKKDDEPMETDKATNGEADGAKDDGDKKSPQGEDDSASPSEVKSEGAESKSQESDGKEDKLEKMDMTPPPPDDKKAAAKDEKEAPKAEEAPKLQNGDAATLEEKKKAKSRFMFNIADGGFTELHSLWQNEERAATVTRKTNEIWHRRHDYWLLAGIIQHGYARWQDIQNDVKFAILNEPFKGEMNRGNFLEIKNKFLARRFKLLEQALVIEEQLRRAAYLNMSEDPSHPSMALNTRFSEVECLAESHQHLSKESMSGNKPANAVLHKVLKQLEELLSDMKADVTRLPATIARIPPVAVRLQMSERNILSRLASRGPDAHTQAQQMSQQ; this is translated from the exons ATGTCACTTTCACAATCAGACGAACGCGGATGGTCCGCCGTTGAGCCACGGCGACATGTTCCAGCCGGGCCCTTACTCGAGTCGGCTACcg ATGACGAAGACGAGGAGATTTCCGAGAATGAGACTCAGaaggtgaagaagaagaagaaggccaAAAAGAGCCGGGAGAGTAAAGGCAGCAAGCGGCGCTCGCGCAGGGAG GAACTTGCCATCAGCTCCCCTGAGCACATGGACGCGGGCGGGGGAGAGGATGAGGCGGATGACGACGATGGGACCGCTGGCGCCGGCCATGCTCAGCGCTCGGACAGCGAGGGCAGCGACTACACGCCGGGAcgaaagaagaagaagcgggccAGCGGTGGCAAGGAGAAGAAGCGCAGCGGAGCCAGCTCCGAACGCGGCTCGTCCAAAAAGAAAGAACCCGAaccggaggaggaggacgaggatgacgacgacgacttcTCG GAGCCCAAGTCGTCCTCCCAGCTGTTGGAGAACTGGGGCATGGAGGACATCGACCACATATTCACCCAGGAGGACTATCGCTCGTTGACAAACTACAAGGCCTTCAGTCAATTTGTCAG GCCGCTCATCGCCGCCAAGAACCCCAAAATCGCCGTGTCCAAGATGATGATGGTCCTGGGCGCCAAATGGCGGGAGTTCAGCACCAACAACCCCTTGAGGGGAGCAGCGGCCGCCAACGCTGCTCTGGCCACGGCCAACGTGCCCGCCGCCGTCGACAACATGGTGGCCGAGGCAGTCCCGATGCCACCTGCCGCCCCGGCGCCTGTCGAGGCGCAGCAGCCCGCTGCGCCTCCCCTTCGCAAGGCCAAGACCAAGGAGGGCAAAG GTCCCAATGCCCGCAAAAAGTCCAAATCAGCGCAGAAACCTCAAGAGAAGAAGAAcaacgcaaagaccaaaaaagtGGCTCCTCTGAAAATCAAGCTGGGGGGATTCAGCAGCAAGAGGAAGCGATCTTCG AGCGAGGAGGACGAGCCGGATGCCGACAGCGACTTTGAGGACGGCAGCATGAACAGCGTCTCCGTCTCGGAAGGCTCCAACAGCCGCAGCGGTCGCAGCAAAAAGAAGCCCTCGTCCAAGGGCAAGCCCAAGAGGAAGAAAG CCGAGGACGCGGACGGCTATGAGACGGACCACCAGGACTACTGCGAGGTGTGTCAGCAGGGCGGCGAGATCATCCTGTGCGACACGTGTCCCAGAGCCTATCACATGGTGTGCCTGGACCCCGACATGGAGAAAGCCCCCGAGGGCACCTGGAGCTGTCCGCACTGC GAGAAGGAGGGCATCCAGTGGGAGGCGAGGGAGGAGCCGTCGGAAGGCGAGGAGGACAATGGCGACGGCGGGGAGATGGAGGAGGATGACCACCACATGGAGTTCTGCAGGGTGTGCAAGGACGGCGGCGAGCTGCTCTGCTGCGACTCGTGTCCGTCGTCCTACCACATACACTGCCTCAATCCGCCCCTGCCCGAGATCCCCAACGGCGAGTGGATCTGCCCTCGTTGCCTG TGCCCTCCCATGAAGGGGAAAGTCCAGAAGATCTTGACATGGCAGTGGGGAGAACCTCCTCCCCCAACACCCGTACCCCGCCCGCCGGACCTCCCGCCAGACGCGCCCGATCCCGCCCCGTTGACAGGGCGCCCCGAGCGAGAGTTCTTTGCCAAGTGGTACAACATGTCCTACTGGCACTGCTCTTGGGTCACCGAGCTGCAG CTGGAGCTGCACTGTCAGGTGATGTTCAGGAATTACCAGAGGAAGAATGACATGGATGAGCCGCCGCCCATCGACTTTGGTGACGGCGAGGAAGACAAAAGCGACAAGAGAAAGAACAAAGACCCCATGTACGCGCAGCTGGATGAGAGGTTCCTCCGATTTGGAATCAAGATGGAGTGGCTGATGATCCACCGCATCCTAAACCACAG TGTGGACCGCAAGAACAACGTGCACTACCTGATCAAGTGGCGCGAACTGGCGTACGACCAGGCCACCTGGGAGGCGGACGACATGGACATTCCTGAGTTCGATACCTTCAAGCTGCAGTACTGGAACCACAG AGAGCTGATGATGGGCGATGACGGCAAACCCGGAAAGAAAATCAAGGTGAAAGGACGCATGAAGCGTCTGGACAGACCGCCAGAGAACCCCGTTGTTGAT CCTAccatcaagtttgatcgtcagcCCGAGTACCTGGACAGCACGGGCGGCACGCTGCACCCCTACCAGCTGGAGGGCCTCAACTGGCTGCGCTTCTCCTGGGCGCAGGGCACTGACACCATCTTGGCTGACGAGATGGGCCTGGGCAAGACCGTCCAGACGGCCGTCTTCCTCTACTCTCTCTATAAAGAG GGTCACTCCAAGGGTCCCTTCCTGGTCAGCGCGCCGCTCTCTACCATCATCAACTGGGAGAGGGAGTTTGAGATGTGGGCGCCCGACATGTACGTGGTGACGTACGTGGGCGATAAAGACAGCAGGGCTGTCATCCGCGAGAACGAGTTCTCCTTTGAGGACAATGCCATCCGGGGAGGGAAGAAAGCCTCCAGGATGAAG AAAGACTCGTCCATCAAGTTTCACGTCCTGCTGACGTCGTATGAGCTGATCACCATCGACATGGCCATCCTCGGCTCCATCGACTGGGCCTGTTTGGTAGTGGACGAGGCCCACAGGCTAAAAAACAACCAGTCCAAG TTTTTCCGCGTATTGAACAACTACCCATTGCAACACAAGCTGCTGCTCACCGGGACGCCACTGCAAAACAACCTGGAGGAGCTTTTTCACCTGCTCAACTTCCTCACGCCCGAGAGGTTCAG CAACCTGGAGGGCTTCCTGGAGGAGTTTGCCGACATCGCCAAAGAGGACCAGATCAAGAAGCTGCATGACATGCTGGGACCGCACATGCTGAGGAGGCTCAAGGCCGACGTCTTCAAGCACATGCCCTCCAAGACTGAGCTCATCCTGCGCGTGGAGCTCAGCCCGCAGCAGAA GAAATACTACAAATTCATCCTGACGAGGAACTTTGAAGCGCTCAACACCAAAGGTGGCGGCAACCAGGTCTCGCTCCTCAACGTGGTCATGGACCTGAAGAAGTGCTGCAACCACCCCttcctcttccccggagccgcAATG GAAGCGCCCAAGTTGCCCAATGGGATGTACGACGGCAGCTCGCTCATCAAGGCGGCCGGCAAGCTGATGCTGCTGCAGAAGATGATGAGGAAGCTAAAGGACGGAGGACACCGAGTGCTCATCTTCTCCCAG ATGACCAAGATGTTGGACCTCCTGGAGGACTTCCTGGAGAACGAGGGCTACAAGTACGAGCGTATCGACGGCAGCATCACAGGAGGGATGAGACAGGAAGCCATCGACCGCTTCAACG CTCCCGGCGCTCAGCAGTTTGCCTTCCTGCTGTCAACGAGGGCCGGAGGGCTTGGCATCAATCTGGCCACCGCCGACACGGTCATCATCTACGACTCAGACTGGAATCCTCACAATGACATTCAG GCTTTCAGCAGAGCTCATCGAATCGGTCAGAACAAAAAAGTGATGATCTACCGTTTTGTCACCAAGGCCTCGGTGGAGGAGAGGATCACGCAG GTGGCCAAGAAGAAGATGATGCTCACCCATTTGGTCGTCCGACCCGGCCTGGGCTCCAAGACGGGTTCCATGTCCAAGCAGGAATTGGACGATATTCTCAAGTTCGGAACAGAGGAACTCTTCAAAGACGAGGGCGAGGGTGAGATTCCGCagaaaagggggggaaaaaaaaaaaaacgagttcaatcttgtgtgtgttgtgtctcaGGTGAGAACAAGGAGGAAGACAGCAGCGTCATCCACTACGACGACAAGGCCATTGACCGGCTGCTGGACAGAAACCAGGACGCCACTGATGACACGGAGCTGCAGAGCATGAACGAGTACCTGAGCTCCTTCAAGGTGGCGCAGTATGTGGTCAAAGACGAGGACGAGGAG gaggaggaggtgcagcGCGAGATTATCAAGCAAGAGGAGAGCGTGGACCCCGACTACTGGGAGAAGTTGCTGCGGCACCATTatgagcagcagcaggaggattTGGCTCGCAATCTGGGCAAAGGCAAGCGCATCCGCAAGCAGGTCAACTACAACGACGGCTCGCAGGAGGACAGAG CCGATTGGCAGGACGATCAGTCTGACGGCCAATCGGATTACTCTGTGGCGTCCGAAGAGGGAGATGAGGACTTTGACGAGCGATCGGAAG CTAATTCACGCAGACCAAGCAGGAAAGGCCTGAGGAATGACAAGGACAAGCCACTGCCCCCCCTGCTGGCCAGGGTGGGAGGCAACATCGAG GTGCTGGGCTTCAACTCGCGGCAGAGGAAGGCATTCTTGAATGCTGTGATGCGTTACGGCATGCCACCCCAGGACGCTTTCACCACGCAGTGGTTGGTCCGAGACCTGCGAGGGAAATCTGAGAAAGAATTTAA GGCCTACGTGTCTCTTTTCATGCGGCACCTCTGCGAGCCTGGGGCCGACGGTGCCGAAACGTTTGCGGACGGCGTTCCCAGGGAAGGCTTGTCCCGGCAACATGTCCTCACCCGCATCGGCGTCATGTCGCTCATTCGCAAGAAG GTGCAAGAATTCGAACACGTCAACGGCCAGTGGTCGCTACCGTGGATGGCCGAGTTGGAGGAGAACAAGCGGGCTGCTCAGCCCGACTCGCCGGGGAAAACGCCGTCCACGGGAACGCCCGCTGACACGCAGCCCAACACGCCGGCTCCGG TTGATGAGTCAAAAAGCGATGAGGTCATCCGGGACGGAGACAAAGATGTGAAGAAAGACAGTGAGGCGGACAAGAACGGCAAAGACACCCCAAAGAGCACCAGCGAG GTCATCTCCATccccgacgacgacgacgacaagaGTCCGGCAGAAGAGAAGAAGGACGATGAGCCCATGGAAACGGACAAAGCAACCAATGGGGAAGCCGACGGCGCCAAGGATGACGGCGACAAGAAGAGCCCCCAAGGCGAAGACGACTCTGCGTCGCCTTCCGAGGTCAAAAGCGAGGGAGCGGAGTCCAAAAGTCAAGAGTCGGATGGCAAAG aAGACAAGTTGGAGAAGATGGACATGACGCCGCCACCCCCAGACGACAAGAAAG CGGCCGCCAAGGATGAGAAGGAGGCTCCCAAAGCAGAGGAGGCCCCCAAACTACAGAATGGCGACGCTGCCACcttggaggagaagaagaaggccaAGAGTCGCTTCATGTTCAATATTGCCGACGGAGGATTCACGG AACTTCACTCGTTGTGGCAGAACGAGGAGCGCGCTGCCACCGTGACCAGAAAGACCAACGAGATTTGGCACCGTCGCCACGACTACTGGCTGCTGGCCGGAATCATCCA ACATGGCTACGCTCGCTGGCAGGACATCCAGAACGACGTCAAGTTCGCCATCCTCAACGAGCCTTTCAAAGGGGAGATGAACCGAGGCAATTTCCTGGAAATCAAGAACAAGTTCCTGGCCAGGAGGTTTAAG CTCCTGGAGCAGGCGCTGGTGATCGAGGAGCAGTTGCGACGCGCCGCCTACCTCAACATGTCGGAGGACCCTTCGCACCCGTCCATGGCGCTCAACACGCGCTTCAGCGAGGTGGAGTGTCTGGCCGAGTCGCACCAGCACCTCAGCAAAGAGTCCATGTCGGGGAACAAGCCGGCCAATGCCGTCTTGCACAAAG TGCTGAAGCAGCTGGAGGAGCTGCTCAGCGACATGAAGGCGGATGTGACGCGCCTACCGGCGACCATCGCCCGAATCCCACCGGTGGCCGTGCGCCTGCAGATGTCCGAGAGGAACATCCTCAGCCGCCTGGCCAGCCGGGGGCCCGATGCGCACACGCAGGCGCAGCAG ATGTCTCAGCAGTAG